The following are encoded together in the Blautia obeum ATCC 29174 genome:
- a CDS encoding aminopeptidase P family protein: MKITERLNVLRELMKEKKIDAYLVPTDDFHGSEYVGDYFKCRKYITGFTGSAGTAVIMQDMAGLWTDGRYFIQAADQLRGSTIELFRSGEPGVPTVHQFLAEKLEKSMCLGFDGRTVSAKEAEELEKILEEKNITFAVNEDLIGEIWRERPALSCEPVMELDVKWAGESRKDKITGIREQMKAKKANIFILTSLDDIAWLLNIRGNDIHCCPVVLSYLVVTDAELRLYANAAAFSEEIRTNLAADGVKIYPYEDVYSYVQTVAEDKKILLSKANVNSRLVSNIPCNVTIVDEPNLTLLPKAVKNQTEMDNERTAHVKDGVAVTKFIRWMKTNVAKERITELGAAEKLYQFRSEQEHFIGDSFDPIIAYGKHAAIVHYSATEETDIPLEARGMVLADTGGHYLEGTTDITRTIVLGPVTEKEKKYFTAVLRGNLNLAAAKFKYGCTGLNLDYLARGPLWELGEDYNHGTGHGVGYLLNVHEGPNSFRWKNLPGNPAPVLEEGMITSDEPGYYLENEFGIRHENLVLCKKAEKTPFGQFMCFESLTMVPFDLDGVDTEQMSDRERKLLNEYHKKVYVTIAPYLDEEEKAWLRQATREI; encoded by the coding sequence ATGAAGATAACAGAGCGATTGAATGTTCTTCGAGAGTTAATGAAAGAAAAAAAGATAGATGCCTATCTGGTGCCAACGGATGATTTTCATGGATCTGAATATGTGGGTGATTACTTTAAATGTAGAAAATATATCACAGGTTTTACAGGATCGGCGGGAACAGCTGTGATCATGCAGGACATGGCTGGGTTGTGGACCGATGGCAGATACTTTATTCAGGCGGCAGATCAGCTTCGTGGCAGTACGATTGAACTGTTCAGATCGGGTGAGCCGGGAGTACCGACGGTACATCAGTTTCTGGCAGAAAAGCTGGAAAAAAGTATGTGTCTGGGCTTTGATGGACGTACAGTCAGTGCAAAAGAAGCAGAAGAATTGGAGAAAATCCTGGAAGAAAAAAATATCACATTTGCTGTAAATGAGGATCTGATCGGAGAAATCTGGAGAGAACGTCCGGCACTTTCCTGTGAGCCGGTTATGGAGCTGGATGTGAAATGGGCGGGCGAATCAAGAAAGGATAAAATTACAGGGATTCGAGAGCAGATGAAGGCAAAAAAGGCGAATATTTTTATTCTTACTTCACTTGATGATATCGCCTGGTTACTGAATATTCGTGGTAATGATATTCATTGTTGTCCGGTAGTTCTTTCTTACCTTGTAGTGACGGATGCAGAACTTCGATTATATGCAAACGCAGCTGCTTTTTCAGAAGAAATCCGTACAAATCTGGCAGCTGATGGAGTAAAAATCTATCCGTATGAGGATGTCTATTCTTATGTTCAGACAGTCGCAGAGGATAAAAAAATCCTGCTTTCCAAAGCCAATGTCAATAGCCGCCTGGTAAGTAATATTCCATGTAATGTGACGATTGTGGATGAGCCGAATCTGACACTTCTTCCGAAGGCAGTCAAAAATCAGACAGAGATGGACAACGAAAGAACTGCACATGTCAAAGATGGTGTTGCAGTTACAAAATTCATTCGCTGGATGAAAACAAATGTGGCAAAAGAGAGGATTACAGAACTCGGCGCAGCAGAGAAATTATATCAGTTTCGCAGTGAGCAGGAGCATTTTATTGGAGATAGTTTTGATCCGATCATTGCCTATGGAAAGCATGCGGCAATTGTTCATTACAGTGCAACAGAGGAGACAGATATTCCATTAGAGGCCAGAGGGATGGTACTTGCAGATACTGGCGGACACTATCTGGAAGGTACGACCGATATCACAAGAACGATCGTATTGGGACCGGTCACAGAGAAAGAGAAGAAATATTTTACTGCAGTTCTGCGTGGAAATCTGAATCTCGCAGCTGCGAAATTTAAATACGGATGCACCGGATTAAACCTTGATTACCTTGCCAGAGGTCCGCTTTGGGAACTTGGCGAAGATTATAATCATGGTACCGGACATGGGGTAGGATATCTTCTGAATGTGCATGAAGGGCCTAACAGTTTCCGATGGAAAAATCTTCCGGGAAATCCGGCACCGGTGTTGGAAGAAGGTATGATTACATCCGATGAACCAGGATATTATCTGGAGAATGAATTTGGCATCCGTCATGAAAATCTTGTTTTATGTAAGAAGGCAGAAAAAACTCCTTTCGGGCAGTTTATGTGTTTTGAGTCACTGACTATGGTACCGTTTGACCTGGATGGAGTTGATACGGAACAGATGTCGGACCGTGAACGAAAACTGCTGAACGAATATCACAAAAAAGTCTATGTTACCATAGCACCATATCTAGATGAGGAAGAAAAAGCATGGCTGAGACAGGCAACCAGAGAAATCTGA
- the xylB gene encoding xylulokinase — MYYIGVDLGTSAVKLLLMEESGKICNIVSKEYPLFFPHPGWSEQNPEDWFTQSVEGMKELTEGIDRSQVAGIGFGGQMHGLVTLDENDQVIRPAILWNDGRSQKETEYLNNEIGKDKLSQYTANIAFAGFTAPKILWMKKNEPEKFAKIAKIMLPKDYLAYRLSGSFCTDVSDASGMLLLDVKNRCWSKEMMEICDVKEEQLPKLYESWEVVGTLKPEVAKELGFSADVKVVAGAGDNAAAAVGTGTVGDGQCNISLGTSGTIFISSKNFGVDENNALHSFCHADGSYHLMGCMLSAASCNKWWAEEILQTKDFAAEQAPIQKLGENNVFFLPYLMGERSPHNNPDARGVFFGMSMDTTRADMTQAVLEGVAFGLRDSLEVARKLGIKIDRTKICGGGAKSPLWKKIIANVMNLKVDVLEVEEGPSMGGAMLAAVGCGAYPDVETIGKKMAHVVDTVEPEEELVAKYEEKYQKFKKLYPTLKPLF; from the coding sequence ATGTACTATATCGGTGTTGACCTTGGTACTTCCGCAGTAAAACTTCTTCTGATGGAAGAATCAGGAAAAATCTGTAATATCGTATCAAAAGAATATCCACTGTTTTTCCCACATCCGGGCTGGTCAGAACAGAATCCGGAAGACTGGTTTACCCAGAGTGTTGAGGGTATGAAAGAACTGACCGAAGGAATTGACCGCTCTCAGGTAGCCGGAATCGGCTTTGGTGGACAGATGCATGGACTGGTAACATTGGATGAAAATGATCAGGTGATCCGTCCTGCAATCCTCTGGAACGATGGACGTTCCCAGAAAGAAACAGAATATCTGAACAACGAAATTGGAAAAGATAAATTATCTCAGTATACAGCAAATATCGCTTTTGCTGGATTTACAGCACCAAAGATCCTGTGGATGAAAAAAAATGAGCCAGAGAAATTTGCAAAGATCGCAAAGATCATGCTTCCGAAAGACTACCTTGCATACAGACTTTCCGGATCCTTCTGCACAGATGTTTCTGATGCATCCGGAATGCTGCTTCTGGACGTAAAGAATCGTTGCTGGTCTAAAGAAATGATGGAAATCTGTGATGTAAAAGAAGAACAGCTCCCGAAGTTGTATGAGAGCTGGGAAGTTGTTGGAACATTGAAACCGGAAGTTGCAAAGGAACTTGGTTTCTCCGCAGATGTCAAAGTCGTAGCAGGAGCAGGTGACAATGCGGCAGCAGCAGTCGGAACAGGAACCGTTGGTGACGGACAGTGTAATATTTCTCTTGGAACCTCCGGAACCATCTTCATCTCAAGCAAAAATTTCGGTGTTGACGAAAATAATGCACTGCATTCTTTCTGTCATGCAGATGGAAGCTATCATCTGATGGGCTGCATGCTGAGTGCAGCATCCTGTAATAAATGGTGGGCAGAAGAAATTCTTCAGACAAAGGATTTTGCTGCAGAGCAGGCACCGATTCAGAAACTTGGTGAAAATAATGTATTCTTCCTTCCATATCTGATGGGAGAAAGATCCCCACATAACAACCCTGATGCAAGAGGTGTCTTCTTCGGAATGTCTATGGATACCACAAGAGCAGATATGACACAGGCCGTTCTGGAAGGTGTAGCTTTCGGACTTCGCGATTCACTGGAAGTTGCACGTAAACTTGGAATCAAAATTGACCGTACCAAGATCTGCGGCGGCGGCGCAAAGAGCCCGCTGTGGAAGAAGATCATTGCAAATGTTATGAACCTTAAGGTTGATGTCCTTGAAGTAGAAGAAGGACCGTCCATGGGTGGTGCAATGCTTGCTGCTGTAGGATGCGGAGCTTATCCGGATGTTGAAACCATCGGAAAGAAGATGGCTCATGTAGTTGATACCGTAGAGCCGGAAGAAGAACTTGTGGCGAAGTACGAAGAGAAGTATCAGAAGTTTAAGAAACTGTATCCGACCCTTAAACCACTTTTTTAA
- the trpB gene encoding tryptophan synthase subunit beta gives MSKGRFGIHGGQYIPETLMNAVLELEEAYNHYKDDLEFNRELTDLLNNYAGRPSRLYYAVHMTEDLGGAKVYLKREDLNHTGAHKINNVLGQVLLAKKMGKTRVIAETGAGQHGVATATAAALMGMECEVFMGKEDTERQALNVYRMRLLGAKVHAVTSGTATLKDAVSETMREWTNRVSDTHYVLGSVMGPHPFPTIVRDFQAVISKEIKEQILEKEGKLPDAVLACVGGGSNAIGTFYNFIEDEGVRLIGCEAAGRGVNTAETAATIATGKLGIFHGMKSYFCQDEYGQIAPVYSISAGLDYPGVGPEHAHLYDIGRAEYVPVTDDEAVDAFEYLSRTEGIIPAIESAHAVAYARKIVPQMRKDQIVVITISGRGDKDCAAIARYRGEDIHE, from the coding sequence ATGTCAAAAGGAAGATTTGGAATACATGGAGGGCAGTACATTCCGGAGACACTGATGAATGCAGTGCTAGAACTGGAAGAAGCATATAATCATTACAAAGATGATCTGGAATTCAACCGTGAACTGACAGATTTACTGAACAATTATGCAGGTCGTCCGTCACGTCTGTACTACGCAGTACACATGACAGAAGACCTCGGTGGAGCAAAAGTTTATCTGAAACGTGAGGATCTGAATCATACCGGAGCACACAAGATCAACAACGTTCTGGGACAGGTTTTACTTGCCAAAAAGATGGGAAAAACGCGTGTTATCGCAGAGACCGGAGCCGGACAGCACGGTGTTGCGACAGCGACAGCAGCCGCTCTTATGGGCATGGAATGTGAAGTCTTCATGGGTAAAGAAGATACCGAACGTCAGGCACTGAACGTATACAGAATGCGCCTTCTGGGAGCCAAAGTACATGCCGTTACATCTGGAACTGCAACCCTGAAAGATGCCGTTTCTGAGACGATGAGAGAGTGGACAAACCGTGTTTCCGATACACATTATGTGCTCGGATCTGTCATGGGACCGCACCCATTTCCGACAATTGTTCGTGATTTCCAGGCAGTTATTTCCAAGGAGATCAAAGAACAGATTCTGGAAAAAGAAGGAAAACTTCCGGATGCTGTACTTGCCTGTGTTGGCGGTGGTTCCAATGCAATCGGAACTTTCTACAACTTTATTGAGGACGAGGGAGTTCGCCTGATTGGTTGTGAGGCAGCTGGACGCGGTGTCAATACTGCTGAGACTGCAGCAACGATCGCAACCGGAAAACTTGGTATTTTCCACGGTATGAAGTCTTATTTCTGCCAGGATGAGTATGGTCAGATCGCACCGGTTTATTCCATCTCCGCCGGTCTGGATTACCCGGGTGTTGGACCGGAACATGCACATCTTTATGATATCGGCCGAGCAGAATATGTGCCGGTAACAGACGACGAAGCAGTAGATGCATTTGAATATCTGTCAAGAACAGAAGGTATTATTCCGGCAATCGAGAGTGCTCATGCAGTTGCCTACGCGAGAAAGATCGTACCGCAGATGCGTAAAGATCAGATTGTAGTTATCACCATTTCCGGACGAGGAGACAAGGACTGTGCAGCAATTGCACGTTACAGAGGGGAGGATATCCATGAATAA
- the trpA gene encoding tryptophan synthase subunit alpha, with translation MNKKITEAFAKGKAFIPFVTCGDPSLDVTEKIVYAMEEAGADLIELGIPFSDPTAEGPVIQGANLRALSGGVTTDKVFDMVEKIRKNSSIPMVFMTYANVVFSYGIERFCKRAAEVGMDGMILPDVPFEEKEEFASVAEKYGLDLISLIAPTSHERISMIAKEAEGFVYCVSSLGVTGMRSQITTDIGAMVELVKAQKDIPCAVGFGISTPEQAKKIAAQADGVIVGSAIVKLCETHGAECVPYIGEYVKSMKDAIR, from the coding sequence ATGAATAAGAAAATTACAGAAGCATTTGCAAAGGGAAAAGCATTTATCCCGTTTGTTACCTGCGGGGATCCGTCCCTTGATGTTACCGAAAAAATTGTTTATGCCATGGAAGAAGCAGGTGCAGATCTGATCGAACTTGGTATTCCATTTTCTGATCCGACAGCAGAAGGACCTGTTATCCAGGGTGCAAACCTGCGTGCTCTGTCCGGTGGAGTTACCACAGATAAAGTCTTTGATATGGTAGAAAAAATCCGCAAAAACAGTTCCATCCCGATGGTATTTATGACCTATGCGAATGTTGTTTTTTCTTATGGAATCGAGCGTTTTTGCAAGAGAGCAGCAGAGGTTGGAATGGATGGAATGATCCTTCCGGATGTTCCTTTTGAAGAAAAAGAAGAGTTCGCATCTGTTGCAGAGAAGTATGGACTGGATCTGATCTCTTTGATCGCACCGACTTCTCATGAGAGAATTTCAATGATCGCAAAAGAAGCAGAAGGTTTTGTTTACTGTGTATCTTCACTTGGAGTTACCGGTATGCGAAGTCAGATCACGACGGATATTGGAGCTATGGTGGAACTGGTTAAGGCACAGAAAGATATTCCATGTGCGGTAGGATTTGGTATTTCTACACCAGAGCAGGCGAAGAAGATAGCGGCGCAGGCTGATGGTGTTATTGTAGGTTCCGCGATCGTCAAACTTTGCGAGACGCATGGGGCTGAGTGCGTGCCATATATAGGAGAATATGTGAAGTCGATGAAAGATGCGATAAGATAA
- a CDS encoding L-fucose/L-arabinose isomerase family protein, with product MNNMPEVKVGIVAVSRDCFPESLSVNRRKALVEAYAKKYDAKDIYECPICIVESEIHMVQALEDIKKAGCNALCVYLGNFGPEISETLLAKHFDGPKMFIAAAEETQNDLCQGRGDAYCGMLNASYNLQLRNVKAYIPEYPVGDAEDCADMIHDFLPIARAVEGLSNLKIISFGPRPTNFLACNAPIKQLYNLGVEIEENSELDLFEAFNKHEGDERIPEIVKEMEEELGAGNKKPEVLSKLAQYELTLKDWVRDHRGYRKYVTLTGKCWPAFQTQFGFVPCYVNSRLTSQGIPVSCEVDIYGTLSEFIGQVVSNDIVTLLDINNSVPKDMYKESIEGKFDYTLKDTFMGFHCGNTASSKLSFCEMKYQMIMARSLPIEVTNGTLEGDIKPGDITFYRLQSTADNKLRAYIAHGEVLPVATRSFGAIGVFAIPEMGRFYRHVLIEGGFPHHGAVAFGHFGKALFEVFKYIGVPVEEIGYNQPAGVRYPTENPWG from the coding sequence ATGAATAACATGCCAGAAGTAAAAGTTGGAATCGTTGCTGTAAGCCGTGACTGTTTCCCGGAAAGCCTTTCCGTAAACAGAAGAAAAGCTCTTGTAGAAGCTTATGCTAAAAAATATGATGCAAAAGACATCTACGAATGTCCAATCTGTATCGTAGAGAGTGAAATTCATATGGTTCAGGCTCTGGAAGATATCAAAAAAGCAGGATGTAATGCACTTTGTGTATATCTTGGAAACTTCGGACCGGAAATCTCCGAGACACTTCTTGCAAAACATTTCGATGGACCTAAAATGTTCATCGCTGCAGCAGAAGAAACACAGAATGACCTTTGCCAGGGACGTGGGGATGCTTACTGTGGTATGCTGAATGCAAGCTACAACCTGCAGCTTCGTAATGTAAAGGCTTATATTCCGGAATACCCGGTTGGCGATGCAGAAGACTGTGCAGATATGATCCATGACTTCCTTCCAATCGCAAGAGCAGTTGAAGGTTTAAGCAACCTTAAGATCATCAGCTTTGGACCACGTCCGACAAACTTCCTTGCTTGTAACGCTCCGATCAAACAGCTTTACAACCTTGGTGTGGAAATCGAAGAAAACTCTGAACTGGATCTGTTTGAAGCATTCAACAAACATGAAGGTGATGAAAGAATTCCGGAAATCGTTAAAGAAATGGAAGAAGAGCTTGGTGCCGGAAACAAGAAACCGGAAGTTCTTTCAAAACTTGCTCAGTATGAACTGACCCTGAAAGACTGGGTAAGAGATCACAGAGGATATCGTAAATACGTAACTCTGACAGGAAAATGCTGGCCGGCATTCCAGACACAGTTCGGATTCGTTCCTTGCTATGTAAACAGCCGTCTGACATCCCAGGGCATCCCGGTATCCTGTGAAGTTGATATCTATGGTACATTAAGTGAGTTCATCGGACAGGTAGTAAGCAACGATATCGTTACACTGCTTGATATCAACAACTCCGTACCGAAGGATATGTACAAAGAATCCATCGAAGGAAAATTCGATTATACACTGAAAGATACATTCATGGGATTCCATTGTGGAAATACTGCTTCCAGCAAACTTTCCTTCTGCGAGATGAAATATCAGATGATCATGGCAAGATCCCTTCCAATCGAAGTTACAAACGGAACTCTGGAGGGAGATATCAAACCTGGAGATATCACATTCTATCGTCTGCAGAGCACAGCTGATAACAAACTTCGTGCTTACATTGCACACGGCGAGGTTCTTCCGGTTGCAACTCGTTCCTTTGGAGCAATTGGTGTATTCGCTATTCCGGAAATGGGACGTTTCTATCGTCACGTACTTATCGAGGGAGGATTCCCGCATCATGGCGCAGTAGCATTCGGACACTTTGGAAAAGCTCTCTTCGAAGTATTCAAATATATCGGCGTTCCGGTTGAAGAAATCGGTTACAATCAGCCGGCAGGCGTAAGATACCCAACAGAAAATCCTTGGGGCTAA
- the proC gene encoding pyrroline-5-carboxylate reductase yields the protein MKIGFIGCGNMATAMLKGILKSGEVAATDMIASAKSDKTRKKIEQELGIQKADTNAQVVDFADVVFLAVKPQFLEGVLNEIKDSVKEEQIFISIAPGKTLQWLGEHLGEKTKVIRTMPNTPAMVGEGMTALCVNELVTEKETALAVKLCNTFGKTEVIPEHLMDAVVGVSGSSPAYVFMFLEAMADAAVADGMPRAQAYKFAAQSVLGSAKLMLETGKHPGELKDMVCSPAGTTIQAVRVLEEKGLRSAVIEAQTACVKKAKGM from the coding sequence ATGAAAATTGGTTTTATCGGTTGTGGAAATATGGCAACAGCCATGTTAAAGGGAATTCTGAAAAGTGGAGAAGTGGCAGCGACAGATATGATCGCTTCTGCAAAATCAGATAAGACACGTAAAAAGATCGAGCAGGAACTTGGCATTCAGAAGGCAGATACTAACGCACAGGTTGTGGATTTTGCGGATGTAGTTTTTCTGGCAGTGAAGCCACAGTTTCTGGAAGGTGTTCTGAATGAAATTAAAGACAGTGTAAAAGAGGAACAGATTTTTATCTCTATTGCACCGGGTAAAACATTACAGTGGCTTGGGGAACATCTGGGAGAAAAAACAAAAGTTATCCGTACTATGCCAAATACTCCGGCAATGGTTGGTGAGGGAATGACAGCGCTTTGTGTAAATGAGCTGGTCACAGAAAAAGAAACTGCACTTGCCGTAAAACTTTGCAATACCTTCGGAAAGACAGAAGTGATTCCGGAACATCTGATGGATGCGGTTGTAGGTGTTTCCGGAAGCTCTCCGGCATATGTGTTTATGTTTCTTGAAGCAATGGCAGATGCAGCAGTTGCAGACGGAATGCCGAGAGCACAGGCATACAAATTTGCGGCACAGTCCGTGCTCGGAAGTGCAAAACTGATGCTTGAGACAGGCAAACATCCGGGTGAACTCAAAGATATGGTCTGCTCTCCGGCAGGAACGACAATTCAGGCAGTGCGTGTTCTGGAAGAAAAAGGTCTGCGCAGTGCAGTGATCGAGGCTCAGACTGCATGTGTGAAAAAAGCAAAAGGAATGTAA
- a CDS encoding DUF4867 family protein: MRIQNVADDAFRRYGKVLEGYDFTELLKEMKHTPVPEDVTYVPSVEEMEALPVAKELQNKGYGGLPIEIGYCNGHNKKLNGLEYHRSSEINVAVTDLVLLIGHQQDVEKDFTYDTSKVEAFLVPAGTAIEVYATTLHYAPCHVNESGFQCVVVLPKGTNTELTFEKAAEGEDKLLTAKNKWLIGHEEAAIEGAFNGLKGENVGID; the protein is encoded by the coding sequence GTGAGGATTCAGAATGTAGCAGATGACGCGTTCCGTAGATATGGTAAAGTACTGGAGGGGTATGATTTTACGGAACTCCTGAAGGAAATGAAGCATACTCCGGTGCCGGAGGATGTAACTTACGTTCCTTCCGTAGAAGAAATGGAAGCACTGCCGGTTGCAAAAGAACTGCAGAACAAAGGATATGGCGGTCTGCCGATCGAAATCGGATATTGCAACGGACATAATAAGAAATTAAATGGTCTGGAATACCACCGCAGCTCCGAAATCAATGTTGCAGTGACAGACCTGGTATTGCTGATCGGACATCAGCAGGATGTAGAAAAGGATTTTACATATGACACATCCAAAGTAGAGGCGTTTCTTGTTCCGGCAGGTACAGCAATTGAAGTATATGCAACAACACTTCATTATGCACCGTGTCATGTAAATGAAAGTGGTTTCCAGTGTGTTGTAGTTCTTCCGAAAGGAACAAACACAGAACTGACTTTTGAAAAAGCAGCAGAAGGAGAGGACAAGCTCCTTACCGCTAAAAATAAATGGCTGATCGGTCACGAAGAAGCAGCTATCGAAGGCGCATTCAACGGACTGAAGGGTGAGAATGTCGGAATCGACTGA
- a CDS encoding AraC family transcriptional regulator — translation MEFQHELVIPDEGLPFKFFLFEGSQGNYVREKHWHTSIEIFAVMEGSLTFYLNDEKHPLKAGELMIINSNEVHSIDSPEENHTAVLQIPLKQFEDYFTAHRFIRFAANEQETDSQLWRLIREMYKLYGKRGTGYEFKIRSFYYDVLYLLVNHYRLDEAGEQEVRHSRRLDALARITSYMREHYQEELKLTDVANMFGYSDAYLSRMFQKYANVNFKTYLQDIRMTYAYRELLNSDKTISQIAMDNGFSSSRAFTREFQKRYGILPSEVEREK, via the coding sequence ATGGAATTCCAGCATGAACTGGTGATCCCGGATGAGGGATTGCCGTTTAAATTTTTCTTATTTGAAGGGAGCCAGGGGAATTATGTGAGAGAAAAACACTGGCATACATCCATCGAAATCTTTGCCGTGATGGAAGGCTCTCTTACATTTTATTTAAATGATGAAAAACATCCGCTCAAAGCAGGGGAGCTGATGATCATTAACTCCAACGAAGTACATTCGATAGATTCCCCGGAGGAAAATCATACAGCAGTCCTTCAGATTCCGCTGAAACAGTTCGAGGATTATTTTACCGCACATCGTTTTATCCGATTTGCAGCAAATGAGCAGGAGACGGATTCACAGCTCTGGCGGTTGATACGGGAAATGTATAAATTATACGGCAAGCGAGGAACCGGGTATGAGTTTAAGATTCGTTCCTTTTATTATGATGTATTGTATCTGCTGGTCAACCATTACCGTCTGGATGAGGCGGGAGAGCAGGAAGTGCGCCACAGCCGCCGTCTGGATGCGCTTGCAAGAATTACTTCCTATATGAGAGAGCATTATCAGGAAGAACTCAAACTGACTGATGTGGCGAATATGTTCGGTTATTCCGATGCATATTTATCCAGAATGTTTCAGAAATATGCAAATGTCAATTTTAAGACGTATCTGCAGGATATTCGTATGACCTATGCGTATCGGGAACTTCTGAATTCTGATAAGACGATCAGTCAGATTGCAATGGATAACGGATTTAGCAGCAGTCGTGCATTTACAAGAGAATTCCAGAAACGATATGGTATTTTGCCAAGTGAAGTTGAAAGAGAAAAATAA
- a CDS encoding formate--tetrahydrofolate ligase, producing MGFKSDIEIAQECEMLPITKIAEKAGIDDKYLEQYGKYKAKIDYNLLKESDKKDGKLILVTAINPTPAGEGKTTTTVGLADGMQKLGKSVMVALREPSLGPVFGVKGGAAGGGYAQVVPMEDINLHFTGDFHAIGAANNLLAAMIDNHIFQGNALNIDPRKITWRRCVDMNDRQLRNVVDGLGGRTNGMPREDGYDITVASEIMAVLCLASDIKDLKERLSKIIIGYTYGKVAEQKPVTAGDLHAEGAMTALLKDALKPNLVQTLEHVPAIVHGGPFANIAHGCNSVTATKMALKLADYAITEAGFGADLGAEKFLDIKCRMADLHPSAVVIVATVRALKYNGGVAKADLNNENLEALEKGIPNLLKHVSNIKNVYKLPCVVAINAFPTDTKAELDFVEAKCKELGVNVALSEVWAKGGEGGIKLAEEVLRLVEEPNDFSYAYELEGSIEDKLNQIVQKVYGGKRVVLTANAQKQAKQLEALGFGNCPICVAKTQYSLTDDQTKLGAPTDFEVTVRNLKISAGAGFIVALTGEIMTMPGLPKVPAAERIDVDETGKITGLF from the coding sequence ATGGGATTCAAAAGTGACATCGAAATTGCACAGGAGTGCGAAATGCTGCCAATCACAAAGATTGCGGAAAAAGCAGGTATTGATGACAAATATCTGGAGCAGTACGGAAAATACAAAGCAAAAATTGATTACAATCTCCTGAAAGAGAGTGACAAGAAAGATGGAAAACTGATTCTTGTAACTGCAATCAACCCGACACCGGCTGGTGAAGGAAAGACTACAACAACAGTAGGTCTTGCAGATGGTATGCAGAAGCTTGGAAAGAGTGTTATGGTTGCTCTTCGTGAGCCATCTCTCGGACCGGTATTCGGTGTCAAAGGCGGCGCAGCAGGCGGTGGTTATGCACAGGTAGTTCCGATGGAAGATATCAACCTTCATTTTACAGGTGACTTCCATGCGATCGGTGCAGCAAATAACCTTCTTGCAGCAATGATTGATAACCATATCTTCCAGGGCAATGCACTGAACATTGATCCAAGAAAGATTACATGGAGAAGATGTGTGGATATGAATGACCGTCAGCTTCGTAATGTAGTAGACGGACTTGGCGGAAGAACAAATGGTATGCCTCGTGAAGACGGATATGATATCACAGTTGCATCTGAGATCATGGCAGTTCTTTGCCTTGCAAGCGATATCAAAGACCTGAAAGAAAGACTTTCCAAGATCATCATCGGATATACATATGGTAAAGTTGCTGAGCAGAAACCGGTAACTGCTGGTGATCTTCATGCAGAAGGTGCTATGACTGCACTTCTGAAAGATGCCCTGAAACCAAACCTTGTTCAGACACTGGAACACGTTCCGGCAATCGTTCATGGTGGACCATTCGCAAACATCGCTCATGGATGTAACTCCGTAACAGCTACAAAGATGGCTCTGAAACTTGCTGATTATGCAATTACAGAGGCTGGATTCGGTGCAGACCTTGGTGCAGAGAAATTCCTAGATATCAAATGCCGTATGGCAGACCTGCACCCAAGCGCAGTTGTTATCGTAGCTACTGTACGTGCTCTGAAATATAATGGCGGTGTTGCAAAAGCTGACCTCAACAACGAAAATCTGGAAGCACTGGAGAAAGGTATCCCGAACCTTCTGAAACATGTAAGCAATATCAAGAATGTATATAAACTTCCTTGTGTTGTTGCTATCAATGCTTTCCCGACAGATACAAAAGCAGAGCTTGATTTTGTAGAAGCAAAATGTAAAGAACTCGGTGTAAATGTAGCTCTTTCCGAAGTATGGGCAAAAGGCGGCGAAGGTGGAATCAAACTTGCTGAAGAAGTTCTTCGTCTGGTAGAAGAACCGAACGACTTCTCCTATGCATATGAACTGGAAGGCTCCATCGAAGACAAACTGAACCAGATCGTACAGAAAGTATACGGTGGTAAGAGAGTTGTCCTGACAGCAAATGCTCAGAAACAGGCAAAACAGCTCGAAGCTCTTGGATTTGGCAACTGCCCGATCTGTGTAGCTAAGACACAGTACAGTCTGACAGATGACCAGACCAAACTCGGCGCGCCGACAGACTTCGAAGTTACTGTACGTAACCTGAAGATCTCCGCAGGTGCAGGTTTCATCGTAGCGCTGACAGGTGAGATCATGACTATGCCAGGACTGCCAAAAGTACCGGCTGCAGAGAGAATTGATGTAGACGAGACCGGAAAGATTACTGGACTTTTCTAA